A portion of the Solea senegalensis isolate Sse05_10M linkage group LG17, IFAPA_SoseM_1, whole genome shotgun sequence genome contains these proteins:
- the opn8a gene encoding opsin 8, group member a isoform X1: MFITDWTTMDDKYVSKLSPTVDFWAGMYLVIIAVLSILGNAAVLASAAHRLTSLKAPELLTVNLALTDMGMALSMYPLSIASAFNHAWIGGDASCLYYGLMGMIFSVTSIMTLAVMGMIRFLVTGSPPETGLRFQRRTVCVVITGIWLYAVLWALLPLFGWGSYGPEPFGFACSIAWTGYGKSLNHFTFIIAMSILCTFLPSLVIVFTYFGIAWKLHRVYKSIQRNDFQYGNIEKKITFMAVSITLGFLTAWTPYVVVSFWSMFHYQEQDHLDPFIALLPCLFAKSATMYNPFIYFIFRRTAWHKLLHLHRLGLCCSCRVCFPGEEPKMTIKMVDISECTITRDKTLAGVTTGTSEI; this comes from the exons CCGTCCTGTCTATCTTGGGGAATGCAGCAGTCCTGGCCAGTGCAGCCCATCGCCTCACTTCACTCAAAGCTCCGGAGCTGCTGACAGTAAACTTAGCATTAACAGACATGGGCATGGCCCTCAGCATGTATCCTCTGTCCATTGCCTCAGCTTTTAACCATGCCTGGATTGGTGGTGATGCCTCTTGCCTCTACTACGGCCTGATGGGTATGATCTTCAGTGTAACCAGCATCATGACTCTGGCTGTGATGGGGATGATCAGGTTCCTGGTAACAGGAAGTCCACCTGAGACAG GGCTCAGGTTCCAGAGGCGAACGGTCTGCGTTGTGATCACTGGGATCTGGCTGTACGCCGTCCTGTGGGCCTTGCTGCCTCTGTTCGGCTGGGGCAGTTATGGCCCAGAGCCATTTGGATTTGCCTGCTCGATAGCCTGGACCGGCTACGGGAAGTCTCTGAACCACTTCACCTTCATCATAGCGATGTCCATTCTCTGCACATTCCTGCCCAGTCTGGTCATTGTCTTCACCTATTTTGGCATTGCCTGGAAGCTGCACAGAGTCTACAAATCCATCCAGCGCAATGACTTTCAATACGGCAACATCGAGAAGAAAATCACCTTT ATGGCTGTGTCGATCACCTTAGGCTTCCTCACTGCCTGGACACCGTACGTGGTCGTCAGTTTCTGGAGCATGTTTCACTATCAGGAGCAGGACCACTTGGATCCCTTCATCGCTCTGCTTCCCTGCCTCTTTGCTAAGAGCGCCACCATGTACAACCCTTTCATATATTTCATCTTCAGGCGCACCGCATGGCACAAGCTCCTGCACCTCCACCGACTGGGCTTATGTTGTTCGTGTCGGGTCTGTTTCCCTGGCGAAGAGCCGAAAATGACCATCAAAATGGTTGACATCTCAGAATGTACCATTACCAGAGATAAGACGCTTGCAGGTGTGACGACAGGGACGAGTGAGATATGA
- the opn8b gene encoding opsin 8, group member b: MDVYASTLSPALDIFFGFYMLVVAVFSIMGNVLVLVMAFKRSSRMKPPELLSVNLAVTDLGAAISMYPLTVASAWNHHWLGGEATCIYYGLAGFFFGIASIMNLTVLAIVRFAVSLNLRSLKENVSWKQVKVLCLWCWLYALMWALFPILGWGQYGPEPFGLSCSLAWGQMKHEDFSFVIAMFSINLLAPTIVIICCYLGIAIKLHFIYKKSLINSNPIPNVVKLQRRMLVIAILVSVGFIGCWSPYGMVSLWSIFHDSNTIPPQVSLLPCMFAKSSTVYNPLIYYIFSMKFKREVKQLLAMCQGLMLCNVPDAINNNSFGDNVDNNAVCSRPGVALPPNLPTITSSNIMTLR; the protein is encoded by the exons ATGGATGTCTATGCTTCAACTCTGTCGCCAGCGCTGGATatcttttttggtttttacatGCTGGTTGTGG CTGTGTTCTCCATCATGGGAAACGTCCTAGTGCTCGTCATGGCATTCAAAAGGTCGTCTAGAATGAAACCACCTGAGCTGCTGAGTGTGAATCTGGCAGTGACAGACCTGGGAGCAGCTATTAGCATGTACCCGCTGACAGTGGCATCTGCCTGGAACCACCACTGGCTCGGTGGAGAGGctacttgtatttattatggCCTGGCAGGATTCTTCTTTGGCATCGCCAGCATCATGAACCTGACTGTCTTGGCCATCGTGCGCTTTGCTGTTTCCCTCAATCTGAGGTCTCTCA AGGAAAACGTGAGCTGGAAACAGGTGAAGGTGCTGTGCCTGTGGTGCTGGCTGTACGCGCTCATGTGGGCTCTGTTCCCGATCCTGGGCTGGGGTCAGTACGGACCGGAGCCCTTCGGACTGTCCTGCTCGCTGGCCTGGGGACAGATGAAACATGAGGACTTCTCCTTCGTCATCGCCATGTTCAGCATAAACCTCCTTGCGCCTACCATCGTCATCATCTGCTGCTACCTCGGCATCGCTATCAAGCTCCACTTCATTTACAAGAAGTCGTTGATCAACAGCAATCCAATCCCAAATGTTGTGAAGCTACAACGGAGGATGCTGGTG ATTGCCATTCTGGTCAGTGTCGGCTTCATAGGTTGCTGGTCACCCTACGGCATGGTGAGCCTGTGGTCCATCTTCCACGACAGTAACACCATCCCTCCCCAGGTCAGCCTTCTGCCGTGCATGTTTGCCAAAAGCTCCACCGTGTACAACCCCCTGATATACTACATCttcagcatgaaattcaaaagAGAGGTGAAGCAGCTGCTGGCGATGTGCCAAGGATTAATGTTGTGCAACGTTCCCGACgccatcaacaacaacagttttgGGGATAATGTGGATAATAATGCTGTGTGCAGCAGGCCTGGAGTGGCACTACCGCCTAATTTGCCGACAATCACATCGTCAAACATTATGACTTTACGTTGA